From a region of the Mycobacterium sp. SMC-8 genome:
- a CDS encoding alpha-E domain-containing protein encodes MLARNAESLYWIGRYVERADDTARILDVTVHQLLEDSSVDPDQASRTLLRVLGIDPPEQSLDVWSLTDIVAFSRETDGACSIVEAISAARENARGAREVTSTEIWECLNTTYNALAERERAAKRLGPHEFLSYVEGRAAMFAGLADSTLSRDDGYRFMVLGRALERVDMTVRLLLSRVGDSASSPAWVTLLRSAGAHDTYLRTYRGVLDAGRVVEFMLLDRLFPRSIFFSLRLAEHSLDELMNRPHNRLGATAEAQRLLGRARSELEFLQPGALLDSLEQRLANLQKTCFDVGEALALQYFHSAPWVAWTDAGRNALVIEEGEI; translated from the coding sequence TTGTTGGCGCGGAACGCGGAATCGCTGTACTGGATCGGCCGCTACGTCGAGCGGGCCGACGACACCGCCCGGATCCTCGACGTCACGGTGCACCAGCTGCTCGAAGACTCCAGTGTCGACCCCGACCAGGCGTCGCGCACCCTGCTGCGCGTGCTGGGCATCGACCCTCCCGAGCAGTCCCTGGATGTGTGGTCGCTGACCGACATCGTCGCGTTCAGCCGGGAGACCGACGGTGCCTGCTCGATCGTCGAGGCCATCTCGGCGGCTCGCGAGAATGCCCGGGGCGCACGGGAAGTGACGTCCACCGAGATCTGGGAGTGCCTGAACACCACCTATAACGCCCTGGCCGAGCGGGAACGCGCGGCCAAACGCCTGGGCCCGCACGAATTCCTGTCCTACGTGGAGGGCCGGGCGGCGATGTTCGCCGGCCTGGCCGATTCCACCCTCAGCCGCGACGACGGCTACCGGTTCATGGTGCTCGGCCGAGCGCTGGAACGGGTCGATATGACCGTGCGTCTGCTGCTGTCCCGGGTCGGGGACAGCGCGTCGTCCCCGGCCTGGGTCACCCTGCTGCGGTCGGCCGGCGCCCACGACACCTACCTGCGGACCTACCGAGGTGTGCTCGACGCGGGCCGGGTGGTCGAGTTCATGTTGCTCGACCGGCTCTTCCCGCGGTCGATCTTCTTCTCGCTGCGCCTGGCCGAGCACAGCCTCGACGAGCTGATGAACCGGCCGCACAACCGGCTCGGCGCCACCGCCGAGGCGCAGCGACTGCTCGGTAGGGCGCGCAGTGAGCTGGAGTTCCTTCAGCCGGGCGCTCTGCTCGACTCGCTGGAACAGCGGCTGGCCAATCTGCAGAAGACCTGCTTCGACGTGGGAGAAGCGTTGGCGCTGCAGTACTTTCACTCCGCTCCGTGGGTGGCGTGGACGGACGCGGGCCGCAACGCGTTGGTGATCGAAGAAGGGGAGATCTGA
- a CDS encoding ComEC/Rec2 family competence protein has protein sequence MDLRLVPAALTSWAVTAAGILWLQAGAAAAAVAAVGAAFAAGWWGTRRAGGDRKPIAAGVAAVALVGGGFGVAIAVRVDAVAGHPITRYMGSDVTVTVTPSETPRLLEGGRTLIRGALVQLDGGPSSGDVVVFASGAAYASLTAGQPARFRARVSAPKRRDLTVAVLAAHGAPVVGEAAPIHRSAHRLRAGFAAAARLALPPDQAAMLPALVLGDMSAVPAQTAAEFRAAGLTHLTAVSGANVTIVCGAVLLSAALIGPRAAVALAALALVAFVVVVQPSPSVLRAALMGAITLLAVLSHRRRQAVPALAATVIALMVGAPRLAVDAGFALSVSATAALVVLAPAWSQRLAGRGWPKPLADAVSVAVAAQLVTAPLIAGISGSVSLVAVVANLVVAPVIPPITVLGSAAAALSPLWPPGAELLIRFTGPEVWWLLAVARCAARLPAAAVAVPSGAGGVLCVAVAAVVVAVVWHWALSARRDTIVR, from the coding sequence GTGGACCTGCGCCTGGTGCCGGCCGCGCTGACCAGTTGGGCGGTCACGGCGGCGGGGATCCTGTGGCTCCAGGCGGGTGCGGCGGCTGCCGCGGTGGCCGCGGTCGGGGCCGCCTTCGCCGCCGGCTGGTGGGGGACCCGGCGGGCGGGCGGCGACCGGAAGCCGATCGCGGCCGGGGTGGCCGCGGTGGCGCTGGTCGGCGGCGGATTCGGGGTCGCGATCGCGGTCCGCGTCGACGCCGTGGCCGGCCATCCGATCACGCGCTACATGGGCTCGGACGTCACGGTGACCGTGACGCCGTCGGAGACACCGCGGTTGCTGGAGGGAGGCCGCACGCTGATCCGCGGCGCGCTGGTGCAGCTCGACGGCGGCCCGTCCTCGGGCGATGTGGTGGTGTTCGCGTCCGGCGCGGCCTATGCGAGCCTCACGGCCGGGCAGCCTGCGCGGTTCCGCGCGCGAGTCAGCGCTCCGAAGCGCCGCGACCTCACCGTGGCGGTGCTGGCGGCGCACGGTGCGCCGGTGGTGGGCGAGGCAGCGCCGATCCACCGGTCGGCTCACCGGCTGCGCGCCGGGTTCGCCGCCGCCGCGCGCCTGGCGTTGCCGCCCGACCAGGCCGCAATGCTGCCGGCGCTGGTGCTCGGCGACATGTCCGCGGTCCCGGCGCAGACCGCCGCGGAGTTCCGGGCCGCCGGGCTCACACATCTGACCGCGGTGTCGGGTGCGAACGTGACGATCGTGTGCGGGGCGGTGCTGTTGTCGGCCGCGCTGATCGGACCGCGGGCCGCGGTCGCTCTCGCCGCGCTCGCACTCGTCGCGTTCGTCGTGGTCGTGCAACCCTCGCCCAGCGTGCTGCGGGCCGCCCTGATGGGCGCCATCACGTTGTTGGCGGTGCTGTCGCACCGGCGCAGACAGGCCGTGCCCGCGCTGGCGGCCACGGTGATCGCGTTGATGGTCGGCGCGCCCAGGCTCGCCGTGGACGCCGGGTTCGCGCTGTCGGTGTCGGCCACTGCCGCGTTGGTCGTCCTCGCGCCGGCATGGTCACAGCGCCTGGCCGGGCGGGGCTGGCCGAAGCCCCTCGCCGACGCGGTCAGCGTCGCCGTCGCCGCGCAACTGGTCACAGCGCCGCTGATCGCCGGCATCTCGGGTTCGGTGAGCCTGGTCGCAGTGGTTGCGAATCTGGTCGTGGCGCCGGTGATCCCGCCGATCACCGTGCTGGGGTCGGCCGCGGCGGCGCTGAGCCCGCTGTGGCCGCCGGGAGCGGAGTTGTTGATCCGCTTCACCGGTCCGGAGGTGTGGTGGTTGCTGGCGGTGGCGCGGTGTGCCGCGCGGTTGCCGGCCGCCGCGGTGGCCGTTCCGTCCGGCGCGGGCGGGGTGCTGTGTGTGGCGGTGGCGGCCGTCGTCGTTGCGGTGGTGTGGCATTGGGCGCTGTCGGCGCGACGTGACACCATCGTGCGGTGA
- the rpsT gene encoding 30S ribosomal protein S20 — protein MANIKSQEKRNRTNERRRLRNKSVKSSLHTAVRGFRAAVDAGDKDKAGELLVATSRKLDKAASKGVIHKNQAANRKSALARALNKI, from the coding sequence GTGGCCAACATCAAGTCGCAGGAGAAGCGGAACCGCACCAACGAGCGCCGCAGACTGCGCAACAAGTCGGTGAAGTCGTCGCTTCACACGGCGGTCCGCGGATTCCGTGCGGCTGTTGATGCCGGCGACAAGGACAAGGCCGGCGAGCTGCTGGTCGCGACCAGCCGCAAGCTGGACAAGGCCGCCAGCAAAGGCGTGATCCACAAGAACCAGGCCGCCAACCGTAAGTCGGCGCTGGCCAGGGCCCTCAACAAGATCTGA
- a CDS encoding acyl-CoA dehydrogenase family protein, which produces MAPPRLVPPCTADTAAADSLRAEVRAFLAEQLAAGAFTPTADAWLCAWDENFTAALAARGWLGMTVPVDYGGHGRSFLERFVVTEELLAAGAPVAAHWIADRQIVPSLLKYGTEAQKTEFLPRIARGQCFFGIGMSEPDSGSDLASVRTRAERVDGGWRLSGTKVWTSGAHLAHAFIALARTAPVDPQHRHAGLSQFIVDLRGDGVEIRPIVSMNGSHHFNEVILDGAFVPDDMVFGTIGEGWTQVTSELSFERSGPERFLSTFVLLDACAETVASQRVSRSDELGRLVARVAGLHQMSSAVAGALQRHESADVAAAVVKVLGTTTEGDIAEYAHLSLDDAAPQQFTAMANLAVDQRPGFTLRGGTNEVLRGVIARGLGIR; this is translated from the coding sequence ATGGCCCCGCCCCGCCTGGTGCCGCCCTGCACCGCCGACACCGCCGCGGCCGACAGTCTGCGCGCCGAGGTCCGCGCGTTCCTCGCCGAACAGCTCGCCGCCGGCGCGTTCACCCCGACCGCGGACGCGTGGTTGTGCGCATGGGACGAGAACTTCACCGCCGCGCTCGCCGCGCGCGGCTGGCTCGGCATGACCGTCCCGGTCGACTACGGCGGGCACGGCCGCAGCTTCCTGGAACGGTTTGTCGTCACCGAGGAATTGCTTGCCGCCGGAGCGCCGGTGGCCGCACACTGGATCGCCGACCGGCAGATCGTGCCGTCGCTGCTCAAGTACGGAACCGAGGCGCAGAAGACCGAGTTCCTGCCCCGGATCGCGCGCGGGCAGTGCTTCTTCGGCATCGGGATGAGCGAGCCGGATTCCGGGTCAGATCTGGCCAGCGTGCGCACCCGCGCCGAACGGGTCGACGGCGGCTGGCGGCTGTCCGGCACCAAGGTCTGGACGTCGGGGGCCCACCTGGCGCACGCGTTCATCGCGCTGGCGCGCACCGCCCCGGTGGATCCGCAGCACCGGCATGCCGGTTTGAGCCAGTTCATCGTCGATCTGCGCGGTGACGGGGTCGAGATCCGCCCGATCGTCTCGATGAACGGCTCCCATCACTTCAACGAGGTGATCCTCGACGGCGCCTTCGTGCCCGACGACATGGTGTTCGGCACCATCGGCGAAGGCTGGACACAGGTCACCTCCGAGCTGAGCTTCGAACGCAGCGGGCCGGAACGGTTCCTGTCGACGTTCGTCCTGCTCGACGCCTGCGCCGAAACCGTCGCCTCACAACGGGTTTCCCGCAGCGACGAGTTGGGACGGCTGGTGGCCCGGGTCGCCGGGCTGCACCAGATGTCGTCCGCGGTGGCCGGCGCGCTGCAACGCCACGAATCCGCGGACGTGGCGGCGGCCGTGGTCAAGGTGCTGGGCACCACCACCGAGGGCGACATCGCCGAGTACGCCCACCTCTCGCTGGATGACGCTGCGCCGCAACAGTTCACGGCGATGGCGAACCTGGCGGTCGATCAGCGTCCCGGCTTCACCCTGCGCGGCGGCACGAACGAGGTGTTGCGCGGAGTCATCGCACGCGGATTGGGGATCCGATGA
- a CDS encoding ribonuclease Z — translation MIEVTLLGTGSPIPDARRAGPSTLVRAGGQTFLIDCGRGVLQRAAAVGVGANAITALLLTHLHSDHIADLGDVLISRWVSNFAPDLPPLPIIGPPGTAEVVENMLKAFSFDIGYRIAHHADLTAPPQVEVEEVTGGVVWGRDEVQISVGPTDHRPVAPTVGFRIEHHGASVVLADDTVPCRGLDELAAGAGALVHTVIRPDLVHALPMQRIRDICDYHSSVEQAAETASRAGVGILIFTHYVPAPQPGQEEEWRALAASKFDRQIEIGDDLHRVEVHPGVAARPAG, via the coding sequence ATGATCGAAGTCACCCTGCTGGGCACCGGAAGCCCGATCCCCGACGCCCGGCGCGCCGGCCCGTCGACCCTCGTGCGCGCCGGCGGGCAGACATTCCTGATCGACTGCGGCCGCGGGGTGCTCCAACGCGCGGCCGCCGTCGGCGTCGGCGCCAACGCCATCACCGCGCTGCTGCTGACCCACCTGCACAGCGACCACATCGCCGACCTCGGTGACGTCCTGATCAGCCGGTGGGTGTCGAACTTCGCCCCCGACCTGCCGCCGCTGCCCATCATCGGACCGCCCGGCACCGCCGAGGTCGTCGAGAACATGCTCAAGGCGTTTAGCTTCGACATCGGTTACCGCATCGCCCATCACGCCGACCTGACCGCACCACCGCAGGTCGAGGTGGAGGAGGTGACAGGCGGGGTGGTGTGGGGCCGCGACGAGGTCCAGATCAGCGTTGGCCCGACCGACCACCGTCCGGTGGCTCCGACCGTCGGCTTCCGCATCGAACACCACGGCGCCTCGGTCGTGCTCGCCGACGACACGGTGCCGTGCCGAGGCCTCGACGAACTTGCCGCCGGCGCAGGAGCGCTGGTACACACCGTGATTCGGCCCGACCTGGTCCACGCGTTGCCGATGCAACGGATCCGGGACATCTGTGACTACCACTCGTCGGTGGAGCAGGCCGCCGAGACCGCGTCCCGCGCCGGAGTCGGCATCCTGATCTTCACCCACTACGTGCCGGCGCCGCAGCCCGGCCAGGAGGAGGAGTGGCGCGCGCTGGCGGCGTCGAAGTTCGACCGCCAGATCGAGATCGGCGACGACCTGCACCGAGTGGAGGTCCACCCGGGAGTGGCTGCTAGGCCAGCCGGGTGA
- a CDS encoding circularly permuted type 2 ATP-grasp protein: MATDTVRTTRTAAKPAKRHDGIFGGYNQLGSYVKAFDEMFDAQGNVRGPYKGIHKELAPSDVADLEARSDALGRAFIDQGITFSLSGQERPFPLDLVPRVISAAEWTRLERGIRQRVQALEMYLDDIYGEQEILRDGVIPRRLVTSCEHFHREAVGIVPPNGVRIHVAGIDLIRDDQGNFRVLEDNLRSPSGVSYVMENRRTMARVFPNLFATHRVRAVGDYSSHLLRALRNAAANNVADPTVVVLTPGVYNSAYFEHSLLARQMGVELVEGRDLFCRDNAVYMRTTEGERQVDVIYRRIDDDYLDPMQFKPDSVLGVAGILNAARAGNVVISSAVGNGVGDDKLVYTYVPTIIEYYLGEKPLLANVDTFRCWLDDEREEVLDRIDELVIKPVEGSGGYGIVFGPDASEKELATITKKITADPRGWIAQPVMQLSTVPTQIGDKLAPRHVDLRPFAVNDGDEVWVLPGGLTRVALPEGSLVVNSSQGGGSKDTWVLASRTSAADRELGAAEVVRSLPKAATGKGVSKSGKADSTQDQQQQQQQ, translated from the coding sequence TTGGCGACCGACACGGTACGAACGACCCGTACCGCCGCGAAACCGGCGAAGCGGCACGACGGCATCTTCGGTGGCTACAACCAGCTTGGTTCCTACGTCAAGGCGTTCGACGAGATGTTCGACGCGCAGGGCAACGTTCGCGGCCCGTACAAGGGCATCCACAAGGAACTCGCCCCGTCGGACGTCGCCGACCTGGAGGCCCGCTCCGACGCACTGGGCCGGGCGTTCATCGACCAGGGCATCACGTTTTCGCTGTCCGGTCAGGAGCGGCCGTTCCCGCTGGACCTGGTGCCGCGGGTGATCTCCGCGGCCGAGTGGACGCGCCTGGAACGCGGCATCCGGCAGCGGGTGCAGGCACTGGAGATGTATCTGGACGACATCTACGGCGAGCAGGAGATCCTGCGCGACGGTGTCATCCCGCGTCGGCTGGTGACCTCGTGCGAGCACTTCCACCGCGAGGCCGTCGGCATCGTCCCGCCCAACGGGGTGCGCATCCACGTCGCCGGGATCGACCTGATCCGCGACGACCAGGGCAACTTCCGGGTGCTGGAGGACAACCTGCGGTCGCCGTCGGGTGTCTCCTACGTGATGGAGAACCGCCGCACCATGGCGCGCGTGTTCCCCAACCTGTTCGCCACCCACCGGGTACGCGCGGTCGGCGACTACTCGTCGCACCTGCTGCGGGCGCTGCGCAACGCCGCGGCCAACAACGTCGCCGACCCGACGGTGGTCGTGCTGACCCCCGGCGTCTACAACTCCGCGTACTTCGAGCATTCGCTGTTGGCCCGGCAGATGGGCGTGGAGCTGGTGGAGGGCCGCGACCTGTTCTGCCGCGACAACGCCGTCTATATGCGCACCACCGAGGGTGAACGCCAGGTCGACGTGATCTACCGCCGTATCGACGACGACTACCTGGACCCGATGCAGTTCAAGCCGGACTCGGTGCTCGGCGTCGCCGGCATCCTCAACGCCGCCCGGGCCGGCAATGTGGTGATCTCCAGCGCGGTCGGCAACGGGGTCGGCGACGACAAGCTCGTGTATACGTACGTGCCGACGATCATCGAGTACTACCTGGGGGAGAAGCCGCTGCTGGCCAACGTCGACACCTTCCGCTGCTGGCTCGACGACGAACGCGAAGAAGTCCTGGACCGCATCGACGAGCTGGTGATCAAACCGGTGGAGGGTTCGGGCGGCTACGGCATCGTGTTCGGTCCGGACGCGTCGGAGAAGGAGCTGGCCACGATCACCAAGAAGATCACCGCCGACCCCCGCGGCTGGATCGCCCAGCCGGTCATGCAGTTGTCCACGGTGCCGACCCAGATCGGTGACAAGCTGGCGCCGCGCCACGTGGACCTGCGCCCGTTCGCGGTCAACGACGGCGACGAGGTGTGGGTGCTGCCCGGCGGGCTGACCAGGGTCGCGCTGCCCGAGGGGTCGCTGGTGGTGAACTCCAGCCAGGGCGGCGGATCCAAGGACACCTGGGTGCTGGCGTCGCGAACTTCGGCCGCCGACCGCGAGCTCGGCGCCGCCGAGGTGGTGCGCTCGCTGCCGAAGGCGGCCACCGGGAAGGGCGTCAGCAAGAGCGGCAAGGCCGACAGCACCCAGGATCAACAGCAACAGCAACAGCAGTAG
- a CDS encoding ComEA family DNA-binding protein, with translation MSTETPAERLRRRIGAAQDAAAPDAAPDAEDDAEDDDDPPDTLLSRWLPAAAQDGPSTLLARIRADPGRAGVLALFVVGVAAVLVTVVTLIRDSPPAVVSAKLPPVKMVSSAAPTAGPASPGPAEPVVVSVVGLVHTPGLVTLKPGARIADAVDAAGGALDGADVLGLNMARRVADGEQIVVGIAAAPGQPAEMGSSIVSEPSSPGTPSARESGSATTGLVDLNTATAEQLDTLPGIGPVTAAAIIAWRDANGRFDSVDQLGDVDGIGPARLDKLRTLVRV, from the coding sequence ATGTCCACCGAAACGCCCGCCGAGCGGCTGCGACGGCGGATCGGCGCCGCGCAGGACGCCGCCGCTCCCGACGCTGCTCCCGACGCCGAGGACGACGCCGAGGACGACGACGATCCGCCCGACACGCTGCTGTCACGGTGGTTGCCCGCAGCGGCGCAGGACGGGCCGTCGACGCTGCTGGCGAGGATCCGCGCCGATCCCGGCCGGGCCGGGGTCCTGGCGCTCTTCGTCGTCGGTGTGGCCGCGGTGCTGGTCACCGTCGTGACCCTGATCCGGGACAGTCCACCGGCGGTGGTGTCGGCCAAACTCCCGCCGGTGAAAATGGTGTCCTCGGCCGCCCCCACCGCGGGGCCGGCGTCACCCGGGCCCGCCGAACCTGTGGTGGTCAGCGTGGTGGGTCTGGTGCACACCCCGGGTCTGGTGACCCTGAAGCCGGGCGCCAGGATCGCCGACGCGGTGGATGCGGCCGGCGGGGCCCTCGACGGCGCCGACGTGCTCGGGCTGAACATGGCGCGCAGGGTCGCCGACGGCGAACAGATCGTGGTCGGGATCGCTGCGGCGCCCGGTCAGCCGGCCGAGATGGGCAGCTCGATCGTGTCCGAGCCCTCCTCGCCGGGGACGCCGTCCGCCCGCGAATCCGGTTCGGCAACAACGGGATTGGTCGACCTGAACACGGCCACCGCCGAGCAACTCGACACCCTGCCGGGCATTGGTCCGGTCACCGCGGCGGCGATCATCGCGTGGCGCGACGCCAACGGCCGGTTCGACAGCGTTGATCAACTCGGCGACGTCGACGGCATCGGCCCGGCGCGGCTGGACAAGCTGCGCACGCTGGTCCGGGTGTGA
- the holA gene encoding DNA polymerase III subunit delta, which yields MHLVLGDEELLVERAVGAVLGAARAAAGTADVPVDRLRAGEVSVSELAELLSPSLFADERVVVLEAAAEAGKDAVALIQDAAADLPPGTLLVVLHSGGGRAKTLAEQLKKLGAEVHACARITKAAERADFVRKEFRALRVKVDDAAVTAVLDAVGSDIRELASACSQLVADTGGAVDAAAVRRYHSGRAEVKGFDIADKAVVGDVAGAAEALRWAMMAGEPHVVLADALAEAVHTIARVAPLSGDPYRLAGELGMPPWRVQKAQKQARRWSRESVAQAVRLVAALNADVKGAAADADYALERAVRSVAELVSD from the coding sequence CTGCACCTGGTTCTGGGTGACGAGGAACTTCTGGTCGAGCGCGCCGTCGGTGCGGTGCTGGGGGCCGCCCGCGCCGCCGCAGGCACCGCCGACGTCCCGGTCGACCGGTTGCGTGCCGGGGAGGTCAGTGTCAGTGAGCTCGCCGAGCTGCTCAGCCCGTCGCTGTTCGCCGATGAACGGGTCGTGGTGCTGGAGGCGGCCGCCGAGGCCGGCAAGGACGCGGTGGCGCTGATCCAGGATGCCGCCGCCGATCTGCCTCCCGGCACCCTGCTGGTGGTGCTGCACTCCGGCGGCGGCCGGGCCAAGACGCTGGCCGAGCAGCTCAAGAAACTCGGCGCCGAGGTGCATGCCTGCGCGCGGATCACCAAGGCCGCCGAGCGCGCCGACTTCGTCCGCAAGGAGTTCCGGGCGCTGCGCGTCAAGGTCGACGACGCGGCGGTGACCGCCGTGCTGGACGCGGTCGGGTCGGACATCCGCGAGCTGGCGTCGGCGTGCTCGCAGCTCGTCGCCGACACCGGAGGCGCGGTCGATGCCGCGGCCGTCCGCCGCTACCACTCCGGGCGGGCGGAGGTGAAAGGTTTCGACATCGCCGACAAGGCGGTCGTGGGTGACGTGGCCGGCGCCGCGGAGGCGTTGCGCTGGGCGATGATGGCCGGCGAGCCGCACGTGGTGCTCGCCGATGCGCTGGCCGAGGCCGTGCACACCATCGCACGGGTCGCGCCGCTGTCCGGCGACCCGTACCGGCTGGCCGGTGAACTCGGCATGCCGCCGTGGCGGGTCCAGAAAGCACAGAAACAGGCGCGACGGTGGTCGCGGGAGTCGGTGGCGCAGGCCGTTCGGCTGGTGGCCGCGCTGAACGCCGACGTCAAGGGCGCGGCCGCCGACGCCGACTACGCGCTGGAGAGGGCAGTCCGCTCGGTCGCCGAGCTGGTCAGCGACTGA
- a CDS encoding SDR family NAD(P)-dependent oxidoreductase, whose translation MGEMAPVAVVTGASRGAGLGIATALAGRGWRVYGTGRTVADDAPWGTGVRVDHRDDDAVGALFDRVGAEAGRLDLLVNNAAVIADGLVSPKPFWQKPRDLADVLDVGLRSAYVASWHAAPLLIAQRHGLIAFTSSPGSVCYMHGPAYGAQKAGVDKMAADMAVDFRGTGVATISVWMGILLTEKLRSAFDGNPDALAAFAEQAETPEFTGHVIDALYRDPDLDGLSGHTLIAAEAAARYGIIDEGGRTPPSHREMLGAPREPSSVIVR comes from the coding sequence ATGGGTGAGATGGCGCCGGTGGCCGTGGTGACGGGTGCCAGCCGCGGCGCAGGACTGGGGATCGCGACGGCCCTGGCGGGCCGGGGATGGCGGGTCTACGGCACCGGGCGCACGGTGGCCGACGATGCGCCGTGGGGCACCGGGGTGCGCGTCGATCATCGCGACGACGACGCCGTAGGGGCGCTGTTCGACCGGGTGGGCGCCGAGGCGGGCAGGCTGGACCTGCTGGTCAACAACGCCGCGGTGATCGCCGACGGGCTGGTCAGTCCGAAGCCGTTCTGGCAGAAACCCCGCGACCTGGCCGACGTGCTCGACGTCGGACTGCGGTCGGCGTACGTCGCGTCGTGGCACGCCGCGCCGCTGCTGATCGCCCAGCGGCACGGGTTGATCGCCTTCACGTCCTCGCCCGGCTCGGTCTGCTACATGCACGGCCCGGCCTACGGCGCACAAAAGGCGGGGGTGGACAAGATGGCCGCGGACATGGCGGTCGACTTCCGCGGTACCGGCGTCGCGACAATCTCGGTGTGGATGGGGATCCTGCTCACCGAGAAGCTGCGCTCGGCGTTCGACGGCAACCCCGACGCGCTGGCGGCGTTCGCCGAGCAGGCCGAGACGCCGGAGTTCACCGGTCATGTGATCGACGCGCTGTATCGCGATCCGGACCTGGACGGCCTCAGCGGGCACACCCTGATCGCCGCCGAAGCCGCTGCGCGCTACGGCATCATCGACGAGGGCGGCCGCACCCCACCGTCGCATCGCGAGATGCTCGGAGCACCAAGGGAACCCAGCTCGGTGATCGTGCGCTGA
- a CDS encoding transglutaminase family protein, producing MWRMRVVHSTGYAYKSPVTASFNEVRLTPRSDSRQNVILNRVETVPATRSYRYVDYWGTAVTAFDLHAPHTELEVTASSVVETDTPEEPETKVTWTDLASEAVIDKYDEVLAPTHYVPSSKRIERVGRRIAKYHEPAEAVIEAARWVQGEVKYVPGTTGVHTSGVDALREGKGVCQDFAHLTLMLLRGMGIPSRYVSGYLHPARDAKIGDTVDGQSHAWIQAWTGQWWHYDPTNDAEINEQYISVGVGRDYSDVTPLKGIYSGEGSTDLDVIVEITRLA from the coding sequence ATGTGGCGCATGCGCGTGGTGCATTCGACCGGCTATGCCTACAAGTCGCCGGTCACCGCGTCGTTCAACGAAGTGCGGTTGACCCCGCGTTCGGACTCCCGGCAGAACGTGATCCTCAACCGGGTGGAGACGGTGCCCGCGACGCGGTCCTACCGCTACGTCGACTACTGGGGCACCGCGGTGACGGCCTTCGACCTGCACGCTCCGCACACCGAACTCGAGGTCACCGCGTCCTCGGTGGTGGAGACGGACACCCCCGAGGAGCCCGAGACCAAGGTGACCTGGACCGATCTCGCCTCCGAGGCGGTGATCGACAAGTACGACGAGGTGCTCGCCCCGACGCACTATGTGCCGTCGAGCAAGCGCATCGAACGGGTCGGCCGGCGTATCGCGAAGTACCACGAACCGGCCGAGGCGGTGATCGAGGCCGCCCGCTGGGTGCAGGGTGAAGTGAAGTACGTCCCGGGCACCACCGGGGTGCACACCTCGGGTGTCGACGCGCTGCGCGAGGGCAAGGGCGTGTGCCAGGACTTCGCCCATCTGACGCTGATGCTGTTGCGCGGCATGGGGATTCCGTCGCGGTACGTGTCGGGTTACCTGCATCCTGCGCGCGACGCGAAGATCGGCGACACCGTCGACGGGCAGAGCCACGCCTGGATTCAGGCCTGGACGGGACAGTGGTGGCACTACGACCCCACCAACGACGCCGAGATCAACGAGCAGTACATCAGCGTCGGGGTGGGCCGCGACTATTCGGACGTCACCCCGCTCAAGGGCATCTACTCCGGCGAGGGGTCCACCGACCTCGACGTCATCGTCGAGATCACCCGGCTGGCCTAG